One Streptomyces sp. CNQ-509 DNA window includes the following coding sequences:
- a CDS encoding MerR family transcriptional regulator — MEWSIQEIARTAGTTSRTLRHYGDVGLLRPSRVAANGYRYYDEQALVRLQRILLLRELGLGLPAIAEVLDAGGGPGDTAAALATHLELLEQERRRLGRQIASVKTTLRKLTEGEPLMAEEVLDGFDHTRYEEEVTRRWGKAAYERSDRWWRALSEEEKSDFQRRQQNIARDFAAAHTAGETPDGARAQEIARRQFEWISAGWQGQGPSAEAFAGLGQMYVDDPRFGAHYDAHGEGTAVFVRDAMRVYAERELE, encoded by the coding sequence ATGGAGTGGTCCATCCAGGAGATCGCGCGCACCGCGGGCACCACGAGCCGCACCCTGCGCCACTACGGCGACGTGGGGCTGCTCCGTCCCAGCCGCGTGGCGGCCAACGGCTACCGCTACTACGACGAGCAGGCCCTGGTCCGGCTGCAGCGCATCCTGCTGCTCCGCGAACTCGGCCTCGGCCTCCCGGCCATCGCCGAGGTGCTCGACGCCGGCGGCGGCCCCGGGGACACCGCGGCCGCGCTCGCCACGCACCTGGAGCTGCTGGAGCAGGAGCGGCGGCGCCTCGGGCGGCAGATCGCGTCGGTGAAGACCACGTTGCGGAAGCTGACGGAAGGGGAGCCGCTCATGGCGGAAGAGGTGCTCGACGGGTTCGACCACACCCGGTACGAGGAGGAGGTCACGCGGCGCTGGGGGAAGGCGGCGTACGAGCGGAGCGACCGGTGGTGGCGCGCGCTGAGCGAGGAGGAGAAGAGCGACTTCCAGCGCCGCCAGCAGAACATCGCCCGCGACTTCGCCGCGGCGCACACGGCGGGCGAGACGCCGGACGGCGCCAGGGCGCAGGAGATCGCGCGGCGGCAGTTCGAGTGGATCAGCGCCGGCTGGCAGGGGCAGGGGCCGTCCGCGGAGGCGTTCGCGGGTCTTGGACAGATGTACGTGGACGACCCGCGGTTCGGGGCGCACTACGACGCGCACGGGGAGGGGACGGCCGTCTTCGTACGGGACGCGATGCGGGTGTACGCGGAGCGCGAGCTGGAGTAG
- a CDS encoding PIG-L deacetylase family protein: MTDSAHASLAPLPDDWHRALAIVAHPDDLEYGTAAAVSKWTDAGKQVAYVLATRGEAGIDGMEPGECARVREEEQRASSAVVGVTALEFLDHRDGVIEEGLPLRRDLAAAIRRHRPELILTINHHDTWGAGPGAPRNTPDHRAVGRGVLDAVGDAGNRWIFPELLEQGLLPWGGVRWTAVAGSPYPTHAEEVTESARDRAVASLAEHHAYIVGLGEEDPHAYARTLIGEMLADTGRLCGTDLAVGFELVPHSFGD, encoded by the coding sequence ATGACAGACAGTGCTCACGCGTCCCTCGCGCCCCTCCCCGACGACTGGCACCGGGCCCTCGCGATCGTCGCCCACCCCGACGACCTGGAGTACGGCACCGCCGCCGCGGTGTCGAAGTGGACCGACGCCGGCAAGCAGGTCGCGTACGTGCTCGCCACCCGCGGCGAGGCCGGGATCGACGGGATGGAGCCCGGCGAGTGCGCCCGGGTGCGGGAGGAGGAGCAGCGGGCCAGCTCCGCGGTCGTGGGCGTGACCGCGCTGGAGTTCCTCGACCACCGCGACGGCGTCATCGAGGAGGGCCTGCCGCTGCGCCGCGACCTCGCCGCCGCGATCCGGCGGCACCGCCCCGAGCTGATCCTCACGATCAACCACCACGACACCTGGGGAGCGGGCCCCGGCGCCCCCCGCAACACCCCCGACCACCGGGCAGTCGGCCGGGGCGTGCTGGACGCCGTCGGCGACGCCGGCAACCGCTGGATCTTCCCCGAGCTGCTGGAGCAGGGCCTCCTGCCGTGGGGCGGCGTCCGCTGGACCGCCGTCGCCGGCTCCCCGTACCCCACGCACGCCGAGGAGGTCACCGAGAGCGCCAGGGACCGGGCCGTCGCGTCGCTGGCCGAGCACCACGCGTACATCGTCGGGCTCGGCGAGGAGGACCCGCACGCATACGCCCGCACGCTCATCGGGGAGATGCTCGCCGACACCGGCAGGCTGTGCGGCACCGACCTCGCCGTGGGCTTCGAGCTGGTGCCGCACAGCTTCGGGGACTGA
- a CDS encoding glycoside hydrolase family 18 protein → MHRRLVRRLAVAGCALSLLVTPGLTTAGATAATPGEAPHRTPAAAGQQGGDDHRGDRDEARRVGYFTQWGARDRAFLVKDLVTSGTAARLTHLNYAFGNVSPDGKCFEDDIPGEGDAFTDYRRTMTAAESVDGRADSPRQRLAGNFNQIRELKAEYPDLKVMMSLGGWAWSTYFSDAVRTPESRRQFVSSCIDLFIKGNLPRIDGRGGPGSAAGVFDGIDLDWEWPNYPGDVDTVYRPEDKENFTAVVAEFRRQLDRVERSREGRGRHLLLTAFLPANANAMDAGYETRKLFPHLDYATLQGYDLHGAWEKNTNQQSAIHSPDDSLQQVVDDWLLRGAPRDKLVLGIPFYGRGWKGVEGGGTGFNQPAAGAAPGTWEAGFEDYKVLKEFAASGEYEVYRDRKNGHAWLFDGSTFWTYDDPKVIAQKAEYIDDRNLGGAMVWSLDGDDDGELYRVLDRGLD, encoded by the coding sequence ATGCACCGAAGACTCGTGCGCCGCCTGGCCGTGGCCGGCTGTGCGCTGTCCCTCCTGGTCACCCCCGGCCTCACCACGGCCGGCGCCACCGCCGCGACCCCCGGAGAGGCCCCGCACCGCACCCCCGCCGCCGCGGGGCAGCAGGGCGGCGACGACCACCGCGGCGACCGCGATGAGGCCCGGCGCGTCGGCTACTTCACCCAGTGGGGTGCCCGGGACCGCGCCTTCCTCGTCAAGGACCTCGTCACCAGCGGCACCGCCGCGCGGCTGACCCACCTCAACTACGCCTTCGGCAACGTCAGCCCGGACGGCAAGTGCTTCGAGGACGACATCCCGGGCGAGGGTGACGCGTTCACCGACTACCGGCGGACGATGACCGCCGCCGAGTCCGTCGACGGCCGCGCCGACTCGCCGCGGCAGCGGCTCGCGGGCAACTTCAACCAGATCCGGGAGCTGAAGGCCGAGTACCCCGACCTGAAGGTCATGATGTCGCTCGGCGGCTGGGCCTGGTCCACGTACTTCTCGGACGCGGTCCGCACGCCCGAGTCGCGCAGACAGTTCGTGTCCTCCTGCATCGACCTGTTCATCAAGGGCAACCTGCCGCGGATCGACGGGCGCGGCGGCCCCGGCAGCGCGGCGGGCGTCTTCGACGGCATCGACCTGGACTGGGAGTGGCCGAACTACCCCGGTGACGTCGACACCGTCTACCGCCCCGAGGACAAGGAGAACTTCACCGCGGTCGTCGCCGAGTTCCGCCGGCAGCTCGACCGGGTGGAGCGCTCGCGCGAGGGCCGCGGCCGGCACCTGCTGCTGACCGCGTTCCTGCCGGCGAACGCCAACGCCATGGACGCGGGCTACGAGACCCGCAAGCTCTTCCCCCACCTGGACTACGCCACCCTCCAGGGCTACGACCTGCACGGCGCCTGGGAGAAGAACACCAACCAGCAGTCCGCCATCCACTCCCCCGACGACAGCCTCCAGCAGGTCGTCGACGACTGGCTGCTCCGCGGTGCGCCGCGGGACAAGCTGGTCCTCGGCATCCCCTTCTACGGCCGCGGCTGGAAGGGCGTCGAGGGCGGCGGCACCGGCTTCAACCAGCCCGCCGCGGGCGCGGCGCCGGGCACCTGGGAGGCGGGCTTCGAGGACTACAAGGTGCTGAAGGAGTTCGCGGCCTCGGGTGAGTACGAGGTCTACCGCGACAGGAAGAACGGCCACGCCTGGCTCTTCGACGGCAGCACCTTCTGGACGTACGACGACCCGAAGGTCATCGCCCAGAAGGCCGAGTACATCGACGACCGCAACCTGGGCGGCGCGATGGTCTGGTCGCTGGACGGCGACGACGACGGCGAGCTGTACCGGGTCCTGGACCGCGGTCTGGACTGA
- the mgtE gene encoding magnesium transporter — MTADTDLGTLLDGNDVAGLQRWLADHPPHVVADELARADEVTAVFCFRLLEKDRAVEVFEELGAGDQQKILEGLRDQTFRHVVEEMDPDDRARLLGEAPANFTQRVLAGLSPRERALTAPLLGYEQDAVGRYMSPELVRLKERSTVAEALERVRAQGPDAETVYTLPVVDDRRHLVGVVSLREVVLAPPGRPLIELVDTEFPRVYATDNAETAARLMQEANLLGLPVVDSEDRVVGILTVDDAIELIEEADTEDIARQAGAEPVEGHYLSVGVFRLARARIIWLFLLILAATLTAGVLQAFEGELSAVTELAVFIPLLVGTGGNVGAQAATGAVRALAVGELRPGDVVRVAWRECRVGFLLGVGLGIVGMVLATVMTDGRIALTVSLSLILICAWAASVGSVMPLLAKQLGIDPAVISAPLVTTLVDATGLVIYFLLARLVLGL, encoded by the coding sequence ATGACCGCGGACACCGATCTCGGCACCCTCCTCGACGGCAACGACGTCGCCGGGCTCCAGCGCTGGCTCGCCGACCACCCCCCGCACGTCGTCGCCGACGAACTCGCCCGTGCCGACGAGGTCACCGCCGTCTTCTGCTTCCGGCTGCTGGAGAAGGACCGCGCGGTCGAGGTCTTCGAGGAACTGGGCGCGGGCGACCAGCAGAAGATCCTCGAAGGGCTGCGCGACCAGACCTTCCGGCACGTCGTCGAGGAGATGGACCCCGACGACCGCGCCCGCCTCCTCGGCGAGGCGCCCGCCAACTTCACCCAGCGCGTGCTGGCGGGACTGAGCCCCCGCGAACGCGCCCTCACCGCCCCGCTGCTCGGCTACGAACAGGACGCCGTCGGGCGGTACATGTCGCCGGAGCTGGTGCGGCTGAAGGAGCGGTCCACCGTCGCCGAGGCGCTGGAACGGGTGCGTGCCCAGGGCCCGGACGCCGAGACCGTCTACACGCTGCCCGTCGTCGACGACCGCAGGCACCTGGTGGGCGTCGTCTCCCTGCGGGAGGTGGTGCTGGCCCCGCCCGGGCGGCCGCTCATCGAGCTGGTGGACACCGAGTTCCCGCGTGTCTACGCCACGGACAACGCCGAGACCGCCGCCCGCCTCATGCAGGAGGCGAACCTCCTCGGCCTGCCCGTCGTGGACAGCGAGGACCGGGTCGTCGGCATCCTCACCGTCGACGACGCCATCGAGCTGATCGAGGAGGCGGACACCGAGGACATCGCCCGCCAGGCCGGCGCCGAACCCGTCGAGGGGCACTACCTGTCCGTCGGGGTCTTCCGGCTCGCCCGCGCGCGCATCATCTGGCTCTTCCTGCTGATCCTCGCCGCCACCCTCACCGCCGGCGTGCTCCAGGCGTTCGAGGGGGAGTTGTCGGCGGTGACGGAGCTGGCGGTCTTCATCCCGCTGCTCGTCGGCACCGGCGGCAACGTCGGCGCCCAGGCCGCGACCGGCGCGGTGCGCGCCCTCGCGGTCGGCGAGCTGCGCCCCGGCGACGTGGTGCGGGTGGCGTGGCGGGAGTGCCGGGTGGGGTTCCTGCTGGGCGTGGGACTCGGCATCGTCGGCATGGTGCTGGCGACGGTCATGACGGACGGCCGGATCGCGCTGACCGTGTCGCTGTCGCTGATCCTGATCTGCGCGTGGGCGGCCTCGGTCGGCTCCGTGATGCCCCTGCTGGCCAAGCAGTTGGGGATCGACCCGGCGGTGATCTCGGCCCCGCTGGTGACCACGCTGGTCGACGCCACGGGGCTGGTGATCTACTTCCTCCTCGCCCGCCTGGTCCTCGGCCTGTGA
- a CDS encoding GntR family transcriptional regulator, with translation MPLGEQPAYLRVAADLRRKIVSGELPPHARLPSQARIRQLYGVSDTVALEARKVLMAEGLVEGRSGSGTYVRSRPEPHRLVRTGYRGLADLTPFRQEQADESVTGSWESRSAQEHAGAAVAARLHLGAGDPVMRTRYVFRSAGEPVLLSTSWEPLALTGRTPVMLPEEGPLAGCGVVERMAAIDVVVDNVVEEVGTRPGLAEEAHALGALPGRPVLCIQRTFYASGRAVETADVIVPADRYRVSYHLPVK, from the coding sequence GTGCCTCTAGGAGAGCAGCCCGCCTACCTGCGGGTCGCCGCGGACCTCCGCCGGAAGATCGTCAGCGGCGAACTGCCGCCGCACGCCCGGCTGCCCTCCCAGGCGCGCATCCGCCAGTTGTACGGGGTCTCCGACACCGTCGCGCTGGAGGCGCGCAAGGTGCTGATGGCCGAGGGCCTGGTCGAGGGCCGGTCCGGGTCCGGCACGTACGTGCGCTCGCGGCCCGAGCCGCACCGGCTGGTCCGTACCGGCTACCGCGGCCTCGCCGACCTCACCCCCTTCCGCCAGGAGCAGGCCGACGAGTCGGTCACCGGCTCCTGGGAGTCGCGCAGCGCACAGGAGCACGCGGGTGCGGCGGTCGCCGCCCGGCTGCACCTGGGCGCCGGCGACCCGGTGATGCGTACGCGCTACGTCTTCCGCTCGGCCGGCGAGCCCGTGCTGCTGTCCACCTCCTGGGAGCCGCTGGCCCTCACCGGACGTACCCCCGTGATGCTGCCCGAGGAGGGCCCGCTCGCCGGCTGCGGCGTGGTGGAGCGGATGGCGGCGATCGACGTCGTCGTGGACAACGTCGTGGAGGAGGTCGGCACCCGCCCCGGGCTGGCAGAGGAGGCGCACGCGCTGGGCGCCCTGCCGGGGCGGCCGGTGCTCTGCATCCAGCGGACTTTCTACGCCTCCGGGCGGGCCGTCGAAACCGCGGACGTCATCGTTCCGGCCGATCGCTACCGGGTCAGTTACCACCTGCCCGTCAAGTAA
- a CDS encoding ATP-binding protein yields the protein MSNPPSFRHAAVTPFSPLPDPAALTGFRDPAGTAAAPAGAGLTEPAAPPGPAGPAGAATPSGLADAPGPAEWSFPADPGCVRTARAVVRDTLRTWRLDPVTDLAVLLVSELVTNSLRYASGPVGLRLRPVGGPDACGGVRVEVSDTLPVPPLLRAAAPDEEGGRGLQLVASVAVRWGTRCGGMGKTVWFELGSAG from the coding sequence GTGAGCAACCCCCCGTCCTTCCGCCACGCCGCCGTGACCCCGTTCTCCCCACTTCCCGATCCCGCCGCGCTCACCGGCTTCCGGGATCCCGCCGGCACCGCGGCGGCGCCGGCCGGCGCCGGCCTCACCGAACCCGCCGCGCCACCGGGCCCCGCGGGACCCGCGGGAGCCGCGACCCCCTCCGGGCTCGCCGACGCGCCCGGCCCCGCCGAGTGGAGCTTCCCCGCAGACCCCGGCTGCGTGCGCACCGCCCGCGCCGTCGTCCGCGACACCCTGCGCACCTGGCGCCTCGACCCCGTGACCGATCTCGCCGTGCTGCTCGTCAGCGAGCTGGTCACCAACTCGCTGCGCTACGCCTCCGGGCCCGTCGGCCTGCGCCTGCGCCCCGTCGGCGGACCCGACGCCTGCGGCGGCGTCCGGGTCGAGGTCTCCGACACGCTGCCGGTGCCGCCGCTGCTCCGTGCCGCCGCGCCGGACGAGGAAGGCGGCCGCGGACTGCAGCTCGTGGCCAGCGTCGCGGTGCGCTGGGGAACCCGGTGCGGCGGAATGGGCAAGACGGTGTGGTTCGAGCTGGGGTCCGCTGGTTAG
- a CDS encoding SpoIIE family protein phosphatase, with the protein MGAPFWQSSPPGSIYDHIKVASFALDAEGHIEQWSARAEELLGISAAEVLGRDAVEALVPEELRADVGEKVAEILDGREWTGLLPYRRPAGPDGADAGHPAVDGIAELYVMPTTGVGGTRGAVCLTVDAYALRRIETDLAASQAVFGQAPMGFLLFGTDLRLVRVNERVAAAFGGTVASHAGRSPRDYLPRPEAERVTAALRQVLDTGEPVTDMQILGPTPEEPQTGSVPAQREGQPGSLRWSISLYRVHSRTGRPTGVAAIVSDVTHRRRAESEAASTRRNLALLNEAGARIGNSLDLETTARELLGVTVPQFCDMACVDVYQSLLDGDEGRPGLADGSAELRRVAFASAVSDAPVTAVGSTHRFDFHSPHAAALRTAQVRRVPGGDSGLVQTTLAVPLVAGDTVVGLVQFSRARGSEDFGERDAALAAQLASRAAVCIDNARLYRREHSRALILQRSLLPPGDPEAAGLDIACRYLPGNTATEVGGDWFDVIELPGHRTALVVGDVMGRGLRAAVAMGELRSAVRTLAMLDLEPAEVLAALDEIAGGLGGVSDEVYLATCSYVVYDAVTRRCTFANAGHLPPVVVEPGEPPLLLEVPPGMPLGVGGEPFEEVEVELPDGALLALYTDGLVESRDHGLDEGLEEFRKALSDPAQPLEDVCDHVLDTLYTRHGEDDIALLMARIGGLPADTVGDWLLPAEPRSVALAREHARTQLAAWDLEPLIDTTELLVSELVTNALRHGEGGRSGGGEPEIRLRLLLDRTLVCEVWDSNLVQPRRRRARDTDEGGRGLQLVSMLSRNWGSRRTHRGKTVWFELALPGTGPLAEVDEDALLSAF; encoded by the coding sequence GTGGGAGCACCGTTCTGGCAGAGCAGTCCGCCGGGCTCCATCTACGACCACATCAAGGTGGCCTCCTTCGCCCTAGACGCGGAGGGGCACATCGAGCAGTGGAGTGCCCGTGCCGAGGAACTCCTCGGCATCTCCGCCGCCGAGGTGCTGGGCCGCGACGCCGTCGAGGCACTGGTTCCCGAGGAGCTGCGCGCGGACGTGGGGGAGAAGGTCGCCGAGATCCTCGACGGCCGCGAGTGGACCGGTCTGCTGCCCTACCGCAGACCGGCCGGGCCGGACGGCGCCGACGCCGGGCACCCCGCGGTCGACGGCATCGCCGAGCTGTACGTCATGCCCACCACCGGCGTCGGCGGCACCCGCGGCGCGGTGTGCCTCACCGTCGACGCGTACGCGCTCCGCCGTATCGAGACCGACCTCGCCGCCTCGCAGGCCGTTTTCGGCCAGGCCCCGATGGGGTTCCTCCTCTTCGGCACCGACCTCCGGCTCGTCCGCGTCAACGAGCGGGTCGCCGCCGCCTTCGGCGGCACGGTCGCCTCCCACGCGGGCCGCTCGCCCCGCGACTACCTCCCGCGCCCCGAAGCCGAGCGCGTCACCGCCGCGCTCAGACAGGTCCTCGACACCGGCGAGCCCGTCACCGACATGCAGATCCTCGGGCCCACCCCCGAGGAGCCGCAGACCGGCTCCGTACCGGCACAGCGCGAGGGGCAGCCGGGCAGCCTCCGGTGGTCCATATCGCTGTACCGCGTCCACAGCCGTACGGGCCGGCCCACGGGCGTCGCCGCCATCGTCTCCGACGTCACCCACCGCCGCCGCGCCGAGAGCGAGGCCGCCAGCACCCGCCGCAACCTCGCGCTGCTCAACGAGGCAGGCGCCCGCATCGGCAACTCGCTCGACCTGGAGACCACCGCGCGCGAACTGCTCGGCGTCACCGTGCCGCAGTTCTGCGACATGGCGTGCGTCGACGTCTACCAGAGCCTCCTCGACGGCGACGAGGGCCGCCCCGGGCTGGCCGACGGCAGCGCCGAACTGCGCCGCGTCGCCTTCGCCAGCGCCGTCTCCGACGCCCCCGTCACCGCCGTCGGCTCCACCCACCGCTTCGACTTCCACTCCCCGCACGCCGCCGCGCTGCGCACCGCGCAGGTACGCCGGGTGCCGGGCGGCGACAGCGGCCTGGTGCAGACGACGCTCGCCGTGCCGCTGGTCGCGGGGGACACCGTCGTCGGGCTCGTGCAGTTCTCCCGGGCCCGCGGCAGCGAGGACTTCGGCGAACGCGACGCCGCCCTCGCCGCCCAGCTCGCCTCCCGCGCCGCCGTCTGCATCGACAACGCCCGCCTCTACCGCCGCGAGCACTCCCGCGCCCTCATCCTCCAGCGCAGCCTGCTCCCGCCCGGCGACCCCGAGGCCGCGGGCCTCGACATCGCCTGCCGCTACCTGCCGGGCAACACCGCCACCGAGGTCGGCGGCGACTGGTTCGACGTCATCGAGCTGCCGGGGCACCGCACCGCGCTCGTCGTCGGCGACGTCATGGGCCGCGGCCTGCGCGCCGCCGTCGCCATGGGCGAACTGCGCAGCGCCGTACGCACCCTCGCCATGCTCGACCTGGAGCCGGCCGAGGTGCTCGCCGCCCTGGACGAGATCGCCGGCGGCCTCGGCGGCGTCTCCGACGAGGTCTACCTCGCCACCTGCTCGTACGTCGTCTACGACGCGGTCACCCGGCGCTGCACCTTCGCCAACGCCGGCCACCTGCCGCCCGTCGTCGTCGAACCCGGCGAGCCGCCGCTGCTGCTGGAGGTGCCCCCCGGGATGCCGCTCGGCGTCGGCGGCGAGCCGTTCGAGGAGGTCGAGGTCGAGCTGCCCGACGGCGCCCTCCTCGCGCTCTACACCGACGGCCTCGTGGAGTCCCGCGACCACGGCCTGGACGAGGGCCTGGAGGAGTTCCGCAAGGCGCTCTCCGACCCCGCGCAGCCGCTTGAGGACGTCTGCGACCACGTACTCGACACCCTCTACACCCGGCACGGAGAGGACGACATCGCCCTGTTGATGGCCCGTATCGGCGGACTGCCCGCCGACACCGTCGGCGACTGGCTGCTGCCCGCCGAGCCCCGCTCCGTCGCGCTCGCCCGCGAACACGCCCGCACGCAGCTCGCCGCCTGGGACCTGGAGCCGCTGATCGACACCACCGAGCTGCTCGTCAGCGAGCTGGTGACGAACGCGCTGCGGCACGGCGAGGGCGGCCGCAGCGGGGGCGGCGAGCCGGAGATACGGCTCCGGCTGCTGCTGGACCGCACCCTGGTGTGCGAGGTCTGGGACAGCAACCTGGTCCAGCCGCGCCGTCGCCGCGCCCGGGACACCGACGAGGGCGGCCGGGGCCTGCAGTTGGTGAGCATGCTGAGCCGGAACTGGGGCAGCAGACGCACGCACCGCGGGAAGACGGTCTGGTTCGAACTGGCCCTGCCGGGCACGGGGCCGCTCGCGGAAGTGGACGAGGACGCGCTGCTGTCGGCGTTCTGA
- a CDS encoding PspA/IM30 family protein — MSGKQTVLGRTLQLARADVGALVDQAEDPQKMLDQLIRDYSNNIREADLAVATALGNLRLMEADHKEDTGAADEWGAQALTASRKADEVRAGGDAARAETFDNLARTALERQITAENEAAAAEPLIAAQTEVVERLKRNLDAMREKLTCLESRRDRLLADARQAEARNGTPGAVASVDVTDPTADLGRFEAKIRREEARATGRAEPADSSLDGQFEQVDDLGMQAEIDARLARLKNGEPPPAGGGRAAA; from the coding sequence GTGTCCGGCAAGCAGACCGTCCTCGGCCGCACCCTCCAGCTCGCCCGCGCCGACGTCGGCGCCCTCGTCGACCAGGCCGAGGACCCGCAGAAGATGCTCGATCAGCTCATCCGGGACTACTCCAACAACATCCGCGAGGCCGACCTGGCCGTCGCCACCGCCTTGGGCAACCTGCGCCTGATGGAGGCGGATCACAAGGAGGACACCGGGGCCGCCGACGAGTGGGGCGCCCAGGCCCTCACCGCCAGCCGCAAGGCGGACGAGGTACGCGCCGGGGGCGACGCCGCGCGGGCCGAGACGTTCGACAACCTGGCCCGCACGGCGCTGGAGCGGCAGATCACCGCGGAGAACGAGGCGGCGGCGGCCGAGCCGCTGATCGCCGCGCAGACGGAGGTGGTGGAGAGGCTGAAGCGGAACCTCGACGCGATGCGGGAGAAGCTGACCTGCCTCGAATCCCGCCGCGACCGGCTCCTGGCCGACGCGCGGCAAGCGGAGGCGCGGAACGGGACGCCCGGCGCCGTCGCGAGCGTGGACGTCACCGACCCCACCGCCGACCTGGGCCGCTTCGAGGCGAAGATCCGCCGCGAGGAGGCCCGCGCGACGGGCCGGGCGGAGCCGGCGGACTCGTCCCTGGACGGGCAGTTCGAGCAGGTGGACGACCTGGGCATGCAGGCGGAGATCGACGCCCGGCTGGCCCGGCTGAAGAACGGCGAGCCGCCACCGGCGGGCGGCGGCCGCGCCGCGGCCTGA